CGGTGTGGTCGGCGTGCTTGCGGGCGCGTACAACGTCTACGGCCTTACCGGATTCGTCGGTGATGTCTTGTCCTACCTGCGCCTACCGGCGCTTGGGCTGTCCGGCGCCTTGGTCGGCAGCGTATTCAATATCCTCACCAGTCTGGTGTGGACCAGTGCTACGCCCCTGTTCGCGGAGGGCGGAATCGCGTGGCTCGGCGGAGCAGTGGTCGCCGTGCTGGCGGTCGCCGTCTTTGCCGTAGGCCATACGTTCAACGTCGTCATCAACCTTCTCGGCGCGTTCGTGCACCCGACGCGCCTTCAGTTCGTCGAGTTCTTCAGCAAGTTCTACGAAGCCGGCGGACGGCCCTTTGCGCCGTTCGGCTTCCGGACAGACGGTCTCGTGTTGGATGCCGGCGCAGCCGGCAAGGAGGGAGGAAGGGTCTCGTGAACGAAACCTTTCTCGGTATGGGCGGTACTCAGTGGGCGATGTTCGGGGCAGGCGTGGCGGCGATCTTGGCTGGGTGTGGCTCGGCAATCGGCATCACGTCGGCATCGACGGTGATTTCGGGGGTGCTGTCTGAGGACGACACCAAGTTCGGCCAGCTGCTGCCTCTCGCGGCGATGCCCGGTACGCAGGGCATCTACGGCTTCATCGTGGCCGTGCTCGTCATGGTCTTCTTCGACCTACTCGGCGGACGCGTGGACTTGCCTGCGGAAGCGGGCGTGGCGATCTTCATGGCATGTCTGCCAACGGGGTTCCTTGGGCT
This portion of the Coriobacteriia bacterium genome encodes:
- a CDS encoding V-type ATP synthase subunit K, with product MNETFLGMGGTQWAMFGAGVAAILAGCGSAIGITSASTVISGVLSEDDTKFGQLLPLAAMPGTQGIYGFIVAVLVMVFFDLLGGRVDLPAEAGVAIFMACLPTGFLGLVTAIYQGRTAAASAGIIAAGKRAPALVFPALVETYAIFALIITILMLLSLQPAFGS